The following proteins are co-located in the Polymorphospora rubra genome:
- a CDS encoding TOMM precursor leader peptide-binding protein, producing MDATPTLLIVASGGFGHRVADRLAAGYPGSTVTDAERPQSRPDADIVVVAGEYDRAAVAEAVDRAAFTARRPWFPVLLDHPDLRCGPVVVPGRTACHDCFRRRRRDHGGPDTGTVERPVPGYADHHVGLAVALARRAVRDARTPSAQLPGAWIRTVNLVTGTSGRHGVVAVDGCPRCRPPRVRAARPADPAPRTRRPDPDPGDPDGADARRERTGARA from the coding sequence ATGGACGCCACCCCGACGCTGCTGATCGTCGCGTCCGGCGGATTCGGCCACCGGGTCGCCGACCGGCTCGCCGCCGGCTACCCCGGCTCGACGGTCACCGACGCCGAGCGCCCGCAGAGCCGGCCGGACGCCGACATCGTGGTGGTCGCCGGCGAGTACGACCGGGCCGCCGTCGCCGAAGCCGTCGACCGGGCGGCGTTCACCGCCCGCCGGCCCTGGTTTCCGGTCCTGCTCGACCACCCCGACCTGCGCTGCGGCCCGGTCGTGGTGCCCGGCCGCACCGCCTGCCACGACTGCTTCCGGCGCCGCCGCCGGGACCACGGTGGGCCGGACACCGGGACCGTCGAACGGCCGGTGCCCGGCTACGCCGACCACCACGTCGGGCTCGCGGTGGCGCTGGCCCGCCGTGCGGTCCGTGACGCCCGGACCCCGTCCGCGCAGCTGCCCGGGGCCTGGATACGCACCGTCAACCTGGTTACCGGAACGAGCGGGCGCCACGGGGTGGTGGCGGTCGACGGGTGCCCCCGCTGCCGGCCACCGCGCGTCCGGGCGGCCCGGCCCGCGGACCCCGCCCCCCGGACGCGCCGACCCGACCCGGACCCCGGGGACCCCGACGGGGCGGACGCCCGCCGCGAGCGGACCGGGGCGCGGGCATGA
- a CDS encoding HAD-IC family P-type ATPase translates to MNLAGVRPLAAVGRAVVGHAGTVVAGLARVAGINQRGVWSRPGRHHIEVRGIAEPAGGRLGRRVEAALAKVPGVAWARINAPTGRVVVAVEQPEPDLDRLISVISGIERNDGYAPDPDVDPPHPPEEGPRTGRAVATLAADALGLGLAAATRVLPFTSLPGELAGLLKVVDLHPRLHMLAGKGLQGIPRADSVLPLAESLAQGLSGGWAGIVLDTTQRLLQWQEARAELAAWDRAEPRLAGTPERAAAPCASQDRPVAKPDGPVERYAVRVLAAGALAGAATLPFAGAKRAAAVALSTLPKAAAAGREGYAARLGAMLGRRGVVVVDRGVLRELDRIDTLVVDAEVLRSSRAVLTDLVPLPAAGASGDGRSDGGAPDEQEIVERAFALFDADEPAGRHTADGWDLGPVGDLGPGPGTERIRELRERGGTVLGLARQGRLVALAGATAEPARASQILPDAARRAGLRLVVATPDSGDGLTSTVRALQADGAMVMLVSGDQRALAAADCGVGTARADGLPAWGAHLIVDTDIDVAAMVVEAAGGARRMIQQCIVLSGAGTGLGAVTAFTSPPDDLPGRAQVPLHITSAVALGNGVWRANELPRTPSTPPAPTTPWHLMPVPVVFDRLGSGPDGLTDEEAGRRARQTSGEPPVGAGFARAFLDELANPLTPVLALGAGLSAAVGSAVDAGLVGGVLAVSALIGAGQQAATERALGRLFARSAVTVRVRRGGAEQTVAGDDLVPGDLVLLSPGDAIPADCRVVEAVGLETDESSLTGESLPVAKGSGAIVAGEVADRRSMVYQDTSVAAGHGVAVVVATGADTEAGRGMALARGAAPASGVEARLTELTGAALPLAAGSAVAVAGAGLLHGVPLAQTGATAANLAVASVPEGLPFLVSAAQLAAARRLATHGALVRNPRTIEALGRVDVLCFDKTGTLTEGRLRLAGVGDAGRYAGLDELPAELRPVLAAALRATPEADDPADLPQQTDAAVLAGARAAGVGPDAGSPGWRLAAALPFEASRGYHATVGGPDGALLLSVKGAPEVVLPRCVRRREPGGEVPLDAAGRSALQETLTRHAAAGQRVLAIAECPSATTSSVADGDVGDLTFLGFVALADVVRDSAAPAVRRIREAGVHTIMVTGDHPATAEAIAAIISTDDAGQRVATGAELDALDDTALAERLAGTDVVARCTPAHKVRIIQALRGAGRTVAMTGDGANDAPAIRLADVGIALGQRGTPAAHAAADLVVTDDRLETIIATLVEGRAMWSSVRHALSVLVGGNLGEIAFSVVTAAATGQSALTARQLLLVNLLTDLAPAMAIAVRPPRPEAGVDLLAEGPDASLGATLNREIGLRAGATAFGATAGWTLARVTGRRRRAGTVALAALVGTQLGQTVLTGGASPAVLATAAVSAGVLVTVIQTPGLSQFFGCTPLGPVGWGIATGSAACATVANTALGRLILPTAAPAARDGSPGDDQGDATDRTGRDSGNRSKIGQAGGVPAR, encoded by the coding sequence ATGAACCTGGCGGGGGTGCGACCGCTGGCGGCCGTCGGGCGGGCGGTCGTCGGCCACGCCGGCACCGTCGTGGCCGGACTCGCCAGGGTCGCCGGGATCAACCAGCGCGGCGTGTGGTCCCGGCCGGGCCGGCACCACATCGAGGTCCGGGGCATCGCCGAACCCGCCGGCGGCCGGCTGGGCCGGCGGGTCGAGGCGGCCCTGGCCAAGGTCCCCGGCGTCGCGTGGGCACGGATCAACGCGCCGACCGGCCGGGTCGTCGTCGCCGTCGAACAGCCCGAGCCCGACCTCGACCGGCTGATCTCGGTGATCAGCGGGATCGAGCGCAACGACGGGTACGCCCCGGACCCGGACGTCGACCCGCCGCACCCGCCCGAGGAGGGGCCCCGTACCGGGCGGGCCGTCGCCACCCTCGCCGCCGACGCGCTCGGGCTCGGCCTCGCCGCCGCGACCCGGGTGCTGCCGTTCACCTCCCTGCCCGGCGAACTCGCCGGCCTGCTCAAGGTCGTCGACCTGCACCCCCGGCTGCACATGCTCGCCGGCAAGGGCCTCCAGGGCATCCCGCGCGCCGACTCGGTGCTGCCGCTGGCCGAGTCGTTGGCCCAGGGGCTGTCCGGCGGCTGGGCCGGGATCGTGCTCGACACCACCCAGCGGCTGCTGCAGTGGCAGGAGGCCCGCGCCGAACTCGCCGCCTGGGACAGGGCCGAACCGCGGCTCGCCGGCACCCCGGAGCGGGCCGCCGCCCCGTGCGCCAGCCAGGACCGGCCGGTCGCCAAACCGGACGGCCCGGTCGAGCGGTACGCCGTCCGGGTGCTCGCCGCCGGCGCGCTGGCCGGTGCCGCCACCCTGCCGTTCGCCGGCGCCAAACGGGCCGCCGCCGTCGCCCTGTCCACCCTGCCGAAGGCCGCCGCCGCCGGCCGGGAGGGCTACGCCGCCCGGCTCGGCGCGATGCTGGGCCGCCGGGGCGTGGTCGTGGTCGACCGCGGCGTGCTGCGCGAACTCGACCGGATCGACACCCTCGTCGTCGACGCCGAGGTGCTGCGGTCGTCGCGGGCCGTGCTCACCGACCTGGTTCCGCTGCCCGCCGCCGGCGCGTCCGGAGACGGCCGGTCCGACGGCGGAGCGCCCGACGAGCAGGAGATCGTCGAGCGGGCCTTCGCGCTCTTCGACGCCGACGAACCGGCCGGCCGGCACACCGCCGACGGCTGGGACCTCGGCCCGGTCGGCGACCTCGGCCCGGGCCCCGGCACCGAACGGATCCGCGAGCTGCGCGAGCGGGGCGGGACCGTGCTCGGACTCGCCCGCCAGGGTCGGCTCGTCGCGCTGGCCGGCGCCACCGCGGAACCCGCCCGGGCCAGCCAGATCCTGCCCGACGCCGCCCGCCGGGCCGGGCTGCGGCTGGTCGTCGCCACCCCGGACAGCGGCGACGGGCTGACCTCGACCGTACGGGCCCTGCAGGCCGACGGGGCGATGGTCATGCTCGTCTCCGGCGACCAGCGGGCACTGGCCGCCGCCGACTGCGGTGTCGGCACCGCCCGCGCCGACGGGCTGCCCGCCTGGGGCGCCCACCTGATCGTCGACACCGACATCGACGTCGCCGCGATGGTGGTCGAGGCGGCCGGCGGCGCCCGGCGCATGATCCAGCAGTGCATCGTGCTGTCCGGCGCCGGCACCGGCCTCGGTGCGGTGACGGCGTTCACCAGCCCGCCCGACGACCTGCCCGGCCGGGCCCAGGTGCCGCTGCACATCACCTCCGCCGTCGCGCTCGGCAACGGCGTCTGGCGGGCCAACGAGCTGCCCCGCACCCCGTCGACCCCGCCCGCGCCGACCACGCCGTGGCACCTGATGCCGGTACCGGTCGTCTTCGACCGGCTGGGCAGCGGGCCGGACGGCCTGACCGACGAGGAGGCCGGCCGCCGGGCCCGGCAGACCTCCGGCGAACCGCCGGTCGGCGCCGGGTTCGCCCGCGCCTTCCTCGACGAACTCGCCAACCCGCTGACGCCGGTGCTGGCGCTCGGCGCCGGGCTGTCCGCCGCGGTCGGCTCCGCGGTCGACGCCGGCCTGGTCGGCGGGGTACTGGCCGTGTCGGCCCTGATCGGCGCCGGCCAGCAGGCGGCCACCGAACGCGCGCTCGGGCGGCTCTTCGCCCGCTCCGCGGTCACCGTACGGGTCCGGCGCGGCGGCGCCGAACAGACCGTCGCCGGCGACGACCTCGTTCCCGGGGACCTGGTCCTGCTCAGCCCCGGCGACGCGATTCCCGCCGACTGCCGGGTGGTGGAGGCGGTCGGCCTGGAGACCGACGAGTCGTCGCTGACCGGTGAGTCGCTGCCGGTGGCCAAGGGCAGCGGCGCCATCGTCGCCGGCGAGGTAGCCGACCGCCGGTCCATGGTCTACCAGGACACCAGCGTCGCCGCCGGCCACGGCGTCGCGGTGGTCGTCGCCACCGGCGCCGACACCGAGGCCGGTCGGGGGATGGCGCTGGCCCGCGGCGCCGCCCCGGCCAGCGGGGTCGAGGCCCGGCTGACCGAGCTGACCGGCGCGGCGCTTCCGCTGGCCGCAGGTTCGGCGGTGGCGGTCGCCGGCGCCGGACTGCTGCACGGCGTACCACTGGCGCAGACGGGGGCGACCGCCGCCAACCTGGCCGTGGCGTCCGTACCCGAGGGGCTGCCGTTCCTGGTCTCCGCCGCGCAACTCGCCGCCGCCCGGCGGCTCGCCACCCACGGCGCCCTGGTCCGCAACCCGCGCACCATCGAGGCACTCGGCCGGGTCGACGTGCTCTGCTTCGACAAGACCGGCACCCTGACCGAGGGCCGGTTGCGGCTCGCCGGGGTCGGCGACGCCGGGCGGTACGCCGGCCTCGACGAGTTGCCCGCCGAGCTGCGCCCGGTGCTCGCGGCGGCGCTGCGGGCCACGCCGGAGGCCGACGACCCGGCCGACCTGCCGCAGCAGACCGACGCCGCCGTCCTGGCCGGCGCCCGCGCGGCCGGGGTCGGGCCGGACGCCGGTTCGCCCGGCTGGCGCCTGGCGGCGGCGCTGCCGTTCGAGGCGTCGCGCGGCTACCACGCGACCGTCGGTGGCCCGGACGGCGCACTGCTGCTCAGCGTCAAGGGCGCCCCGGAGGTGGTGCTGCCGCGCTGCGTCCGCCGACGCGAGCCGGGCGGTGAGGTACCGCTGGACGCCGCCGGGCGGTCGGCGCTGCAGGAGACGCTCACCCGGCACGCGGCCGCCGGGCAGCGGGTGCTGGCGATCGCCGAGTGCCCGTCGGCGACCACGTCGTCGGTCGCCGACGGCGACGTCGGCGACCTGACGTTCCTGGGCTTCGTGGCGCTGGCCGACGTCGTACGGGACAGCGCCGCGCCGGCGGTCCGGCGGATCCGGGAGGCCGGCGTGCACACGATCATGGTGACCGGCGACCATCCGGCCACCGCCGAGGCGATCGCCGCCATCATCAGCACCGACGACGCCGGCCAGCGGGTCGCCACCGGCGCCGAACTCGACGCGCTCGACGACACGGCGCTCGCCGAACGGCTCGCCGGCACCGACGTGGTGGCCCGCTGCACCCCGGCCCACAAGGTACGCATCATCCAGGCGCTGCGCGGCGCCGGCCGGACGGTCGCGATGACCGGTGACGGCGCCAACGACGCCCCGGCGATCCGGCTCGCCGACGTCGGCATCGCGCTCGGCCAGCGCGGCACCCCGGCCGCGCACGCCGCCGCCGACCTGGTCGTCACCGACGACCGGCTGGAGACGATCATCGCCACCCTGGTCGAGGGACGGGCGATGTGGTCGTCGGTACGGCACGCGCTCAGCGTCCTGGTCGGCGGCAACCTCGGCGAGATCGCGTTCAGCGTCGTCACCGCCGCCGCCACCGGGCAGTCCGCCCTCACCGCCCGCCAGCTGCTGCTGGTCAACCTGCTCACCGACCTGGCACCGGCGATGGCGATCGCGGTCCGTCCGCCCCGCCCGGAGGCCGGCGTCGACCTGCTCGCCGAGGGCCCGGACGCGTCGCTCGGGGCGACCCTGAACCGGGAGATCGGGTTGCGGGCCGGGGCGACCGCGTTCGGTGCCACCGCCGGCTGGACCCTGGCCCGGGTGACCGGCCGTCGCCGGCGGGCCGGCACGGTCGCCCTCGCCGCCCTGGTCGGCACCCAGCTCGGCCAGACGGTGCTGACCGGCGGCGCCAGCCCGGCCGTGCTGGCGACCGCCGCGGTCTCCGCCGGCGTCCTGGTGACGGTGATCCAGACGCCGGGGCTGAGCCAGTTCTTCGGGTGCACGCCGCTCGGCCCGGTCGGTTGGGGGATAGCCACGGGTTCGGCGGCCTGCGCCACGGTGGCGAACACGGCACTGGGCCGCCTGATCCTCCCGACCGCCGCACCCGCCGCCCGCGACGGGTCCCCTGGCGACGATCAAGGGGATGCCACCGACAGAACCGGACGCGATTCCGGCAACAGATCCAAGATCGGCCAGGCCGGGGGCGTGCCCGCCCGCTGA
- a CDS encoding LuxR C-terminal-related transcriptional regulator, producing MRMVADRLSGDGPLVGRDDERERIAGALTAVPGSGVLLVGRPGVGKSRLAAAALDDHERVGAAVVRLAATPGWREVPFGAVVDLLPGAALGVTDVFREVERRLHTLAAGRPVVVGVDDLHFLDDASAALLERLMIGGAVHVLAGTLDSTIDAPPVALLRRAGALARVEVPPLAFADFRDLVSALLDGPADGLTLDALWRLTLGNPLFVREVLRAGFADATLRRENGMWHWRPEHLGTPGLPEVVGLTVGALTATESSALAYVAYGAPVPLSLLERLVPAEVTEQLEERGLIRLDQSGQRTVVRLGHPLYGEAARARTGALRTRRILRELADALEPETAGAEDRIQVVSWRVEAGLEVDEAELLATATEALRRGGAALALRLAERVPTAAGAWHAGRALVALGRHQEADERLRRGYAEMDAPGDRAQAAALRALNMFWGLRRPDDALRVLDDAGRTLPAEVCHELLSAQAGIAVFCGRGHEALATIATALEQPSQDPLLATAIAPLRPYVMVFAGAPAQVAASFAAGDPALPEVWPTMRAATQTCHVQALVMAGRITEATEAAERYYGDAVAHGSPDGVGLLAMARGICAGERGQVDAASRWIHEALAVTDSATLFPIRVKILAMQAWWAAHRRRFDEGWAAIEEVARLVPEGSDAGDYARLSKAWLLAMSGEPGRAVALLRELTDAFLAGGLMSVGMDALHLWSRLEPSTAVAREARRIADLCDTPLFEWYADYAEALAAPDPLRLEEISQRWEDQRYDLLALEAAVHAARCEPPDGRTASRLARRVERLRQECAGFWPAWLDEPDPAGPLTPREREVAALAAAGLGNPEIAERLVLSVRTVENHLQRAYGKLGIRDRRELAAAIGAPAAPAAGR from the coding sequence ATGCGGATGGTCGCGGATCGGTTGTCGGGGGACGGCCCGCTGGTGGGGCGCGACGACGAACGGGAACGGATCGCCGGGGCGCTGACCGCCGTACCGGGCTCCGGGGTGCTGCTGGTCGGCCGGCCCGGGGTGGGCAAGAGCCGGCTTGCCGCGGCGGCCCTGGACGACCACGAACGCGTCGGTGCCGCCGTCGTCCGGTTGGCCGCGACGCCCGGCTGGCGGGAGGTGCCGTTCGGCGCCGTCGTCGACCTGTTACCCGGCGCGGCCCTCGGCGTCACGGACGTGTTCCGTGAGGTGGAGCGTCGTCTGCACACCCTCGCGGCCGGCCGGCCGGTCGTGGTCGGCGTCGACGACCTGCACTTTCTCGACGACGCCTCCGCCGCGCTGCTGGAGCGGCTGATGATCGGCGGCGCGGTGCACGTACTGGCCGGCACCCTGGACTCGACCATCGACGCCCCGCCGGTCGCGCTGCTGCGCCGGGCCGGCGCGCTGGCCCGGGTCGAGGTGCCGCCGCTGGCGTTCGCCGACTTCCGCGACCTGGTCTCGGCGCTGCTCGACGGCCCGGCCGACGGGCTCACCCTCGACGCGCTGTGGCGGCTCACGCTGGGCAACCCGCTGTTCGTACGGGAGGTGCTGCGGGCCGGTTTCGCCGACGCGACCCTGCGCCGGGAGAACGGCATGTGGCACTGGCGTCCCGAGCACCTGGGCACGCCCGGCCTGCCGGAGGTCGTCGGGCTGACCGTCGGCGCGCTGACCGCGACCGAGTCGTCGGCGCTGGCGTACGTCGCGTACGGCGCCCCGGTCCCGCTGTCGCTGCTCGAACGGCTCGTGCCCGCCGAGGTCACCGAGCAGCTGGAGGAGCGTGGCCTGATCCGGCTGGACCAGAGCGGCCAGCGCACCGTGGTCCGGCTCGGCCACCCGCTGTACGGCGAGGCGGCGCGGGCCCGGACCGGCGCGCTGCGGACCCGGCGGATCCTGCGCGAGCTGGCCGACGCCCTGGAACCGGAGACGGCCGGCGCCGAGGACCGCATCCAGGTCGTGTCGTGGCGGGTCGAGGCCGGGCTCGAGGTCGACGAGGCGGAACTGCTCGCCACGGCGACCGAGGCACTGCGCCGCGGCGGCGCCGCGCTGGCGCTGCGGCTGGCCGAGCGGGTGCCGACCGCCGCCGGGGCGTGGCACGCCGGTCGGGCCCTGGTGGCGCTCGGCCGGCACCAGGAGGCCGACGAGCGGCTGCGGCGCGGCTACGCGGAGATGGACGCGCCCGGTGACCGGGCACAGGCCGCCGCGCTGCGCGCGCTGAACATGTTCTGGGGGTTGCGCCGCCCCGACGACGCCCTGCGGGTGCTGGACGACGCCGGCCGGACACTGCCGGCCGAGGTGTGCCACGAGCTGCTGTCGGCGCAGGCCGGGATCGCGGTGTTCTGCGGTCGCGGGCACGAGGCGCTGGCGACGATCGCGACCGCCCTGGAACAGCCCTCGCAGGACCCGCTGCTGGCCACCGCGATCGCGCCGTTGCGGCCGTACGTGATGGTCTTCGCCGGGGCGCCGGCGCAGGTCGCGGCCTCGTTCGCGGCCGGCGACCCGGCACTGCCGGAGGTGTGGCCGACGATGCGGGCGGCCACCCAGACGTGCCACGTGCAGGCGCTGGTGATGGCGGGCCGGATCACGGAGGCGACCGAGGCCGCGGAACGCTACTACGGGGACGCGGTGGCGCACGGCTCACCGGACGGGGTGGGCCTGCTGGCGATGGCGCGCGGCATCTGCGCGGGCGAACGCGGCCAGGTCGATGCGGCGTCCCGCTGGATCCACGAGGCGCTGGCGGTGACCGACTCGGCGACGCTGTTTCCGATCCGGGTGAAGATCCTGGCGATGCAGGCGTGGTGGGCGGCGCACCGGCGCCGGTTCGACGAGGGCTGGGCGGCGATCGAGGAGGTGGCCCGGCTGGTCCCGGAGGGCAGCGACGCCGGGGACTACGCCCGGCTGAGCAAGGCGTGGCTGCTGGCGATGTCGGGCGAGCCGGGCCGGGCCGTCGCGCTGCTGCGGGAGCTGACGGACGCGTTCCTGGCCGGCGGGCTGATGTCGGTGGGGATGGACGCGCTGCACCTGTGGTCACGGCTGGAGCCGTCGACCGCTGTCGCCCGGGAGGCCCGCCGGATCGCGGACCTCTGCGACACGCCGTTGTTCGAGTGGTACGCCGACTACGCCGAGGCGCTGGCGGCCCCCGATCCGCTGCGGTTGGAGGAGATCAGCCAGCGGTGGGAGGACCAGCGGTACGACCTGCTGGCGCTGGAGGCGGCGGTGCACGCGGCCCGCTGCGAGCCGCCGGACGGCCGGACGGCGAGCCGACTGGCCCGCCGGGTCGAGCGGCTGCGGCAGGAGTGCGCCGGGTTCTGGCCCGCCTGGCTGGACGAGCCGGATCCGGCCGGTCCGCTGACCCCGCGCGAACGGGAGGTGGCCGCGCTGGCGGCGGCCGGACTCGGCAACCCGGAGATCGCCGAGCGGCTGGTGCTGTCGGTGCGGACGGTCGAGAACCACCTGCAGCGGGCGTACGGCAAACTCGGCATCCGGGACCGCCGGGAGCTGGCCGCGGCGATCGGCGCCCCGGCCGCGCCGGCCGCCGGTCGGTGA
- a CDS encoding tpaE, with translation MSGVVTAGSVARAASNDRGFAVPVRPRTRRGVLTYPMGDGLVVDGVVRRRRLGGGAVDLVAHLLPLMDGTRDHPTLAAALGITPRALFQAVTLLWTCGVVEEAAPAGVDVTAVPDHLADFLSRIGDATAANAAWEQAAARLAAAHVEVRGDGPLAAALATELGAHIAVSRGAGPYPAGGATLVVLATPTPDDEAETVVDCWRSDIPVLWVSLRAGVAHLGPYVDPRLTPCLACATGRPVGPPDPAGPPDPDDVALTAALAANEIFGLVSRATRTALPMRWRSVDLTDLTQERHAATTRPGCPACSAAPGEPREPPVAARYEAAVGPPPRDFPDAETHQTHHRPADRAPQRGARAWPLAPRTPLAVPTMELPRDGRAAGGVDLAAVGVLLGVGAGWWDGTPDRVSWWTATGGDTGSVVAYVVARDVAGLPAGVYGYLPDGPALARLGDLTDGVRGTAPASIVLTADLHWTPHDGYDGAGLRPALLDAGCAQAAIGAAAIPLGLTALPRPEWDDEAVAAVLGVDRTPEPVTALIDLREPAADGREAGDGEVRR, from the coding sequence ATGAGCGGCGTCGTCACGGCCGGGTCCGTGGCCCGGGCGGCGTCGAACGACCGCGGGTTCGCGGTGCCGGTACGGCCGCGTACCCGGCGCGGGGTGCTGACGTACCCGATGGGGGACGGGCTGGTCGTCGACGGCGTGGTACGCCGCCGGCGCCTCGGCGGCGGCGCCGTCGACCTGGTTGCGCACCTGCTGCCGTTGATGGACGGCACCCGCGACCATCCGACGCTGGCCGCCGCGCTCGGCATCACCCCGCGCGCGCTGTTCCAGGCGGTGACCCTGCTGTGGACCTGCGGGGTCGTCGAGGAGGCCGCGCCGGCCGGCGTCGACGTGACCGCGGTGCCCGACCACCTGGCCGACTTCCTGTCCCGGATCGGTGACGCGACGGCCGCCAACGCCGCCTGGGAGCAGGCCGCCGCCCGGCTCGCCGCCGCGCACGTCGAGGTACGCGGCGACGGACCGCTGGCCGCGGCGTTGGCCACCGAACTCGGCGCGCACATCGCGGTGAGCCGGGGCGCCGGACCGTACCCGGCGGGCGGGGCCACGCTGGTCGTGCTGGCGACGCCGACACCGGACGACGAGGCGGAGACGGTCGTCGACTGCTGGCGTAGCGACATCCCGGTGCTGTGGGTGTCGCTCCGTGCCGGCGTCGCCCACCTCGGCCCGTACGTCGATCCCCGCCTCACCCCGTGCCTCGCCTGCGCCACCGGCCGGCCCGTCGGTCCGCCGGACCCCGCCGGCCCGCCGGACCCCGACGATGTCGCGCTCACCGCCGCGCTGGCCGCCAACGAGATCTTCGGGCTGGTCAGCCGGGCCACCCGGACCGCGCTGCCGATGCGGTGGCGCAGCGTCGACCTCACCGACCTCACCCAGGAGCGGCACGCCGCCACCACCCGGCCCGGCTGTCCCGCCTGCTCGGCCGCGCCCGGCGAGCCGCGCGAGCCGCCGGTGGCGGCTCGCTACGAGGCGGCGGTCGGCCCTCCGCCCCGGGACTTCCCCGACGCCGAAACCCACCAGACGCACCACCGGCCGGCGGACCGGGCCCCGCAACGCGGCGCGCGGGCGTGGCCGCTCGCGCCGCGTACCCCGCTGGCCGTGCCCACGATGGAGCTGCCGCGCGACGGCCGTGCCGCCGGCGGGGTCGACCTGGCGGCGGTCGGGGTGCTGCTCGGGGTCGGCGCCGGCTGGTGGGACGGGACCCCGGACCGGGTGTCGTGGTGGACCGCGACCGGCGGCGACACCGGCTCGGTCGTGGCGTACGTCGTGGCCCGCGACGTCGCCGGCCTGCCGGCGGGCGTCTACGGCTACCTCCCGGACGGGCCCGCGCTCGCCCGGCTCGGCGACCTGACGGACGGGGTACGCGGCACCGCCCCCGCCTCGATCGTGCTGACCGCCGACCTGCACTGGACACCCCACGACGGGTACGACGGGGCCGGGCTGCGCCCGGCGCTGCTCGACGCCGGCTGCGCGCAGGCGGCGATCGGTGCCGCCGCGATCCCGCTGGGCCTGACCGCGCTGCCCCGTCCCGAGTGGGACGACGAAGCGGTGGCCGCCGTGCTCGGCGTCGACCGTACCCCCGAGCCCGTCACCGCCCTGATCGACCTGCGGGAGCCCGCGGCGGACGGGCGGGAGGCGGGCGACGGGGAGGTGCGCCGGTGA